tgctgaagataaggtgggtagatcacgtaactaatgaggaggtattgaataggattggggagaagagaagtttgtggcacaacttgactagaagaagggatcggttggtaggacatgttttgaggcatcaagggatcacaaatttatattggagggcagcgtggagggtaaaaatcgtagagggagaccaatgaatacactaagcagattcagaaggatgtaggttgcagtaggtactgggagatgaagaagcttgcacaggatagagtagcatggagagctgcatcaaaccagtctctggactgaagaccacaacaacaacacatccaaTTGGGTACTAAAAGTAATCAGTCTCCTGAAAACATGTATGTCTGAAGACAGTCCAGTTTCATCATAACCCCTTAAGGTCAGTTCAAAAGAAATGTGGAAACAatatagtttattaaaatatttaacactATCTACAATGCCTAACTTTTTCATAATAACTAGCAATTTTCTTTCCAGTTACGCTATCTAGTTGTGCAGATACACGGGCATTTCCAGAAAGTGACAGCCTTAAACAGTTCTGTATGTGTAAAACTGAAGATTTACGTTTCTTTAAACGTCTGTGACACTTACTCTGCTCCCTGCGGGTTCCCCATCAAACAGCAGACACGGGAAGCAGAATAACGCCTTTCTTAACTTCTTAGCCACATAATGAATCACTATTTTTATAAATATCccttttaaatgttttctttaacggTCTCTTtctagtgttaatattttgcacaGTTTTAAAATTTCGTAATGGTCTTCCAAGTGTCATTATAGTAAGTCTCTCTGCATCAGAAAGGCAGGAAAACTAATTTTAACTCATTCACACTATTCATTTCCACTCACACTCTACAATACTGACACAGTACTCAAATCCAGAATCTATTGATATAACAAATgctaaaaaattatttgaaaccaAAACAACCACACCAAAATTAATAGCATGTGCAGAAAGTATACATAACACCCACACTACACTGACATTTCACTTAGTCTAGTCACTTTGCACCATGTGACAATTTCGGCACTAAGCTCGATTTACCtttgacaaaaatataaaatgaagttaTGCTGATGAGAAAACATTTCCTCCGAAACTCTTATGTTCATAACAAATTTGTTTCTGAACCAAAATATGTATGACTGCTGATGAAATGCCACTGTTGATAATGTTAAGGGTGGACAGTAAGGTGTAACCTAGCAGCATGGAGAGTAGGTGTCATTATGCAAAGTGAGAAAGCAGGAATTAAATAATCTCTGAAGATATTTCCTGTTACAGTGGTTGCAGGCATGATGCTGCAACACCTGCTGACAGACACAAGTGAGGTTTTCACCTGCTGCTACCTACAGCTGCTCGCTCGTCCCTGCTGAAACAACACTGTGGCGGGCAGTCCACTAGGGAGTTGCAATAGGAAAGTAACACCCACATTTCATTCGAAGCCAGCAGTGTTTATCAGTCCATTGGGCATTAATATGTCAAACACCCAGAGACAATtaattttaacatattttacaggATATGCTATGTACTTTAATGTAAAAGATTAGAAAAAGGTGGAAAtgggtgtaaaattacttggagttGTGCAACATTGGAACTGCTAAAAGAAGCTTCAATGGCTTAAAGGACACAAGGGCAATTGTATTCTGGGAAACACACATAATCTGCAATAGCCAGGCACATTCTGGGGCTAGAGAAACATGAATTTGGTTCTACAATATTTATGTTTTATTAAAGTCCAATCATTACCATGTTAGAATGGACCACAAtgctacagaaattaaaaaaacacacacacaaaattaacagaTAAGAAGGCAGCCTGAAACTGGACAAGTCACAGGACTTAGGGCGGATACAGACTACTCAGACATGACGTGGAAACACATGGGCTCACATCATAACGCGCATGATATAAAAATCCAACACAGGGTTTTCTGCGTTTATGTTTATATTGAGCTGACGTGACGTGGGAGTGCGTTGGATGATGCAATCTGACACTACACACCTTATGACACGTGGGAAGAATATCTACAGTTCTAGATTTTTGTCAGTCGTGGGAAGGCGTTAGAAGTGTGAAGTGGTTTCTCCTCTAACGTTTGCAGTTATTATTTGAAGATGGAGGAGATGTTGATTGAATATGTTCGGTCAAATCCGGTGCTGTATGACTCTACAAACTGGGAATATCATAACCAACATTCAAGGAAAGAGGCTTGGGATGAAATAGGAGAAAAAAACTCGGATTTACAGGTTAGTAAAAACAGTTACTTTTTCcacattttttattagtttttctttTTCACAATTTATAATAGTTCAATAGGCATTATATTTTATATTGATAGGAAAAAAGTATCAATCCATAACAAGTAAAACcagatataaatataaaagataTCTATTATATAAACTGGATTATATGaattgtaattaaaaataacaccCAACTGAACTTAAAATGGTCGGTTATAACGAATGCACGTATTAAGTAAATAATACTGGACTTGTCATGGAGCAACTCTACCCTTTCTAATGGAGTGCCATTGCCAAGGACAACTTGCTGAACCATAATCAGAAACGAAGTACTTTTTGAACTTATCTCTGGTGATGGCCACTTCTCTCACGAAATTTCTACGAATGGGCTCGAGGTTGGCTACACCATGAATGTGTTCACTTTCCATTCTGATTTGGTCCTCGAAAGGGGAAATATTTGTCGATGTATTCCGAAGCATGTTGTGTAGACAGGTGGAAGCTAAAACTATTGGATTGACAATTTCTGGTTTAGTTTCAATAGGCTTTAGAAATATTCTCCAGCGCCCGGCTAGAATTCCGAAAGCATTTTCTACAGTCCGTCGAGCTCTTGAGTGACGGTAGTTGTATACCTTCTCTTCGTCACTTGTAATGGCTGCTTTGCTATATGGATGCATCAAATAGGCTTTAAGAGGGAAGGCTTCATCTGCAATAATTACATAAGGAAGCTCCATTGCTGGTAGTAGCTCTTTGTCTTTTGGAACGGCGTAATTGTTGCTTTCAAATCTTTTCCCCATCTCAGATCGGTCAACAGTTCCTCCATTGCTATTTTTGCCGTAAGCTGCAACGTCAACAAGTGTGAATTTGTAATTTGCAGCTACCAAAGCCAATAAAACAATGGCATATATTCCTTTGTAGTTATAGTACAATGAACCAGCACCAGCTGGACATCGGATTTGAACGTGCTTGCTGTCCAAAGCTCCTATGCAGTGTGGATAATTCCACTTCTCATCATAATCCTTGGCTATCTGTTCCCATTCATCTTTGTTTGGTTCTGGCATGTAAATCGGTCGTAGAGTTTTCCAAATTACCTCACAACACTCTGACTATTTCTCCAATAGTTGAAAATCCCATCCAAAAAGAAAAACCCAATGTTCTGTAAGAATTGCCAGTCACCAAGTACCTGTGAACAGTGAAAAAAAAGCCCACTTATTGAATTATTAATCTTCACGTTGTCCTTTGGCGATTAAGCGACCTTTGTCTTTTGAGCGCCAAAggagaataaatgaataattaatagaTAACTacggtgcgtttaaaattacttgcgacttttgacagttcggtacggaGCGAGTGGAGGGGAGTGTTGTTGCCAACGCGTGCCAGCAGGCGGCGATATCTCCATGCCTA
This genomic interval from Schistocerca nitens isolate TAMUIC-IGC-003100 chromosome 12, iqSchNite1.1, whole genome shotgun sequence contains the following:
- the LOC126215130 gene encoding uncharacterized protein LOC126215130 produces the protein MPEPNKDEWEQIAKDYDEKWNYPHCIGALDSKHVQIRCPAGAGSLYYNYKGIYAIVLLALVAANYKFTLVDVAAYGKNSNGGTVDRSEMGKRFESNNYAVPKDKELLPAMELPYVIIADEAFPLKAYLMHPYSKAAITSDEEKVYNYRHSRARRTVENAFGILAGRWRIFLKPIETKPEIVNPIVLASTCLHNMLRNTSTNISPFEDQIRMESEHIHGVANLEPIRRNFVREVAITRDKFKKYFVSDYGSASCPWQWHSIRKGRVAP